aaatagatattttcaACATTCTCTTTTTGCGTTCTGTTTCGTGAGGCAAGATACAAAACTTTACAACAAGTTAATTAACCAAATCAGTGATCCTTCCCATACCACTtcatttggagaaaaaaaaatagaaaaacagcaAACATTACACGATCCAGAGAGGCAAATGCGTATGAAGACGCTCCGGTGCAAATTTTCAGCGCGGTCTGAAAAGAGGCTAATGCTGAGGACACCATTCTGCCTCCACCCGATCGCCATTATGTCGATGACCTCCTGAAAGCGAGACGGAGGCGTCGCCAGGGTCAATGCTCAATACAGCGTAGTATCgcattttctctctccctttccccCTCTCTTCCCATCTCTCCTCTTGCTTTCTTCCCCTGTTTTTCTCCTTACATCTCCTCATTACACTTTAGCGCACATGTGGCGTcgcaggcttttttttttatgccttcgTCATTTAAAGGGAAATGTAAAGAAGGGGAAAAGTGACAGAATATTTAATGTGCACGGCTACAGATAGGCAGATAACAGAGAAAAGAATGGTATATGCCTATCATCAAAGGACCACTACATCAGCAACGTGTGTATACTCTACCTGCAGTGTTAAATAAAGACATTTAggtttcattcatttctttgagTAGTGTCTGTTTGtccgtttgtttgcttgtttgttcttTGGAATGCAATGTGattgacacacacatacacacacaaaattcagTTTTTTAAGTTATACTATATAGTAGGTGCTTAGTATGATAATGGGTATATAAAAATTATGAGTATGGATGGCATACTcaatatcatcaaaatattgatatattcGCTTATGCGtggtttgtgtctgtgtgtgtctgtatgtgtatgtctgtctgcctgtgtgtgtgtccgtgtgtctgtgtctgtgcgTGCTTACATTTGTATCTTCTTTAAGTCAACTCACCCGAGCGATAAACAGTAAAATGTTCCCGGTTTCCGAAAGCGTACAGTAATGGAAATAGATAATAAAATGGCATAATATTATCTTGAGAGGACGCCACCTACTGTATAAAGGCATGGACTTGAAGCAGGCGTAAATGCGTGCTTGTGTCATGTTGTGTGAAGTGAGTGAACGCGGCCCATAATAATGAATGTTCTTCCTCCATACACTAAAGGTGGATAGGATGAAAGAGGGGAAGAGTTGCAGAGGagggatggaagaaaaaaaaacataaagagagagagagagagaaggaaagagagagagggaagagggagagatagaagaagaagaagaatggagGTAAGAACGAATAAAAGAAGGACATTGAGAGCCGGCGCAAACAGGCGGGGAGAAAAGACCATCACGGCGACGCCGGTATACACGCAGTCGCTGATAAAGTCTTTATCTCGTCACATAAATCCTCTCCTTCTCTGACAGTAATCCTCGCAAATACAAACAGACAGCACCGATTATCTGCCATTCTTGGAGCCctctaaatgaaaaaaaaaaaaagaaagaaagaaagaaagaagaagacaaaactACTCAGAAACAGAACGGGAAAGCTAGAGGAAGAATAcgcatacagagagagagaaagagagagagagaagaaaaagaagacccTAAATGAAGCCAGAATAATCACACGTCTGACAATCCTGTCTCAATTCAACGTCACATTTCCGCGCATATCAGTATTTAGCTGTTCTGCTCGTTTCTTTACCGTTACACAGGCGTGCGGAAAAATGGGATGATCAATCATCGCCGGTACTGTTCTTTCTAGTGTAATACAGCGCAAGTTATACTTTCAGAAACGTGATTATTTCAGTGGTGACGTATTTCTTCCACATCACAATATCGTAACGAATTAGTTTTTGGTACTCGATTTCACTATTAAccatacccccctccccccccccgaactCCTTCACTAAcattacaaacaaaaagacGGACAAACATTCTAATCAGCCACCGGGTCATAACATAGCACGAGATATCGGTAATTGTTATCTGACGAGGACATTTtacatgtgtatgtttttgCACGATTTATACGAACAGGCATACCCAAAAATATTGTTTATCGCATATTCAATCACAGCGCGAGTcataatgtttgtgtgtatgtgtgtgttataatataatatacatgattgaatgaaaatgtgtaagcCTAACTGCTGCTTTCTTTATTCACACAAATAACAGGTATGTGAGATATACACATTATTacaacacacacgcaaacacactgTGATTGTGACGAgcttgtgagtgtgtgtgtgtgtgtgtgtgtgtgtgtgtgtttgtgtgtttgtgtgtataactattgttcattacgttttgtgttttatgtttGATGCAATATTCTTAACACAAGCAcgctaaaacacacacactcacacacacacgcacacacacagagcaagACAAAAATCAACCGAACACAAGGGAGCACTTACCTGTGCAATCAAGCAGAGGGCATACGCCACTTACGTAATAAGGAGGTGATCTGGTATTTACCTCTGCGAGTCAACAATTATTCCAAATAATATCCCGGCTCGTTTTGCGCCAGTGCTCGTGCATTGGTTCGACGTTACACATTAACTCAATGGACTGCCAGTCTCGCAAGATAATGGTAATACGCGGCTTAGTTTCACAAATTATGTTTGGTCGAATGCAGCAAACAGCAGTAAAATCATCTTGACTAGAAATCCTCACTGACTTTGAAAGACTTATCCAGATGTGGAATTCGAGCTGCATGAGAACGCcctttttttcatattgatGCATTTTCCCCTTCCCCATTACTGCCGCATTTTTCGACCCTTCTTACTGCCCGAATCCTCATTATAAGACACTCTAGCTCCATGATATAATTATCATTCAGTAGTTAGAAGGTTGAAATAAGAGAAGCTGCAGAGAGGCCGTGAAGAGAGCACATtaataatgaaattgatcaAGCAAGGCGTCAAGAAAGGCAATAATAACCCAGGTTTCCGACGAATAGTAGTGAAGCATAGTGTCATTTAGCTTGTTTTATCTATCTAAAACAAtatatctataggcctacataatagtatagattgattgattgatacatacatacatacatacatacatacatacatacatacatacatgcatacaaagatagatagatgtaaagatagatagatagacagacagatagatagatagatagatagatagatagatagatagatagatagatagatagattacatacacacatagataGACGGATGGAcggatagatagagatagacacAGATaatataggtagatagatagaactggataggtagataggtagatagatagacagacagacagacagacagacacacagacagatagatagatagatagatagatagatagatagatagatagatagatagatagatagatagataaatagatggacggatagaaagagatagatacatagatggATTGccggatagatagatagatagatagatagatagatagatagatagatagatagatagatagatagatagatagatagatagatacgcGTAGATATCCAACACTTGTGATGACACCCGATATACCCTCTACAGAACTGGTAGAAAGTTGTTTTGGTAGACTCAAGTATCTTAGGAGCCAACTCGTTGTGCTTGAGGATCTTGGACCTTGAAGCGTTTCCCATGATATCATGTGATTTTATGTGAAATGGAGCAGAATTTTCCTGCTCTCGAGAAAGCGTATCAATGAAAAGATtcgggttttctttttttcgtaaagagaaagagatgagtGGAGATGAACCATCACTGCAGGTTTTATTTGTTTAAAGTTTGAAGAATTACTTAGTAGACACCGAGTGTATAATGGGGGCTACTATACATACACAGAAAGGAGCTTTCTCTCATAACACAGATCGGGTGTAAGGTTACATTATACTGTAGTAAACTCAATATGGTTGCGATATTATGCAGGCCCcaataaaaagtgaaaagaCATCGGATAAACCTTTTAACATGAAGTTGATGCAAAGTTTTCACAAGGTAACCGATAGATCAATGTTGTAAAAGTCAGGTCACTGGCATTACTGAACACAATTGGCTTACGAAAAATGATTACTAGTAGGCCTAAATAAGCATAGccctgtacatgtacgtattgCTATGTACACTTATCGTAtgtttcatatttgtttgtttgcttggtgtgggttttttgttttttgttttttgttttttcgttgcCTTCCTGGTGCCATTGTAGTCTTCGACACAACGTAATTTGTAATGTTTAGCTTCTTAAGTAGTTAGTTTAGTAGTTAGTTTTAGTTAGTAGGTAAGTTAGCTTCTAAAACATCGAGCATTCGTTCGTCTTTACTTGCGCTGCTACAGGGCCGTTCTAAACAAGATCTGTCgcatgatgtacattgtacagtccagCTTATAGACATCGATGTATGGTCACTATCGTGTTGGTTGATCAGTGTCATGCGATAATGACTGGGCCAGTTCCCTATCAGGACACACCAGACTCATGAAATTCCGAAGAAAGAGAATGGAAACGGGAGGCATAAATAGCGCGAGGGTGAGGGGAAAGGGAGGGGGGtggacaaacaaagaaaaaccaaaCCCGAGGGAGTAACGTTGGTAAAATGAAAggctttttttctgtctctctctctttccgtCGGACGGGGCGACTGGGTCCGCTCGGCAGGTCGCGAGTCGGCTTGGCACCAGAGAGGCTGGGCTGTATGAATGGGAGCGATCTAGGGGAACCGCCGCCCGAGTTCCAAGTCTCTCTCCTCaaatctctccctccctctttccTATTTCCtccctcagtttttttttcccctcattatCATTAAAGTCGTCCGCCTGAAAAGAAGTCGCCAGGCCCGAGTTGGTCACCCAAACAGCTAAAAAGTATTCAAAGAAACCATTACTGTCATGTACTGTACGgcgagagagggggagggttagTCAGTCGCCTCTTGTTGTCTACACGAGCCACTGGTCATGAATGCATACCCGTTCCACGCAAGTGAGCTCCCGTCTCTACCGAACGCCAAGAACaaaaagagagggggaaaaagaaaggaaaggaataagaaaggaaaaacaagaCATACTCGACATGCGGATTATGAAGTTACCGGGTTGGTGTCAGACACAGAGAGAGGGGATAGACGTGCCCACTCTCTGGCCAGCTGACCAGTCCCCCAAAGGGGCGAGGCAAGAAGGGCAGGTACAGACTGACACaggcatggagctactaacagagaCCGTGTAGCTCCTTGACACAGGGACGGGCAGATACCCAGCTATCATCATACAGATAAATAgagacagataaacagacagatatacagacatatagatagatagatagatagatagatagatagatagatagatagatagatagatagatagatagatagatatatcgatcgatagatggatagatagatagatcgatcgatatatagatagatagatagatagatatatcgatcgatatatagatagatagatagatagatatatcgatcgatgtatagatagatagatagatagatagatagatagagatagatagatatatagagagatagatagatagatagatagatagatagatagatagatagatagatagatatagatggaCAGAAATAGATAGGCCTATactacagatagatagacaaaagATCAgattcttttttaaacaaagaaaagaCTGAAACCAATGACAAGGCTTAGGACACACAAAAGAAAGATATTCAGCTGTTTTCTTGTCCATTGGCGTTGTCCACTGAAAGTTACCAGAGTTTCATAGACAAAGTGAATTTCAGGAGAAATTACCAAAAGCAGACTATTTGTAGGTGAGCATGTAAATTTACCTCCATGTAATACGTATCATGATTATTTTCTGTTtgggcaaacacacacacacacacacacacacacacaccagaaaACATGACACATGTAGGCCCTTGTAACTGTGTAAAGTTTGTCCTGTGGTTGGCTTTTACATTGGAACGTTGCTTGTGCATGTTTTATGATGTCCTCTCTTGCATGACAAGGAAAAGGCAAGCTTATAATATTTGTAAGAACGCATCACACCCAGGCTTCCCTTCTCGTGCTCCCATGAAGTTGACCAGAAACTGCAGTTTTGAACATCATCAATGCAAACTTTCTGCAATCAGCCAATTACTCAACTTGAAGGCAGTCTCAAAAAGAAGCCATACTCaatcatgcaaattttttataAGTATTCAATGAATATCTTAAAAGCCACAGGAGGAGTTGGTTTGGCTTCTATAATTATTGTTTCAAGTAGGCATGAACTTTTGAGATGACTGGTTACTATTCTTGtaaaacacacaagcacaccAGCAACTTACTCCACCCAGCACAACTTCTGTCATAGGATACCACAAAGTGCATATCAAAAGTGCATCGGAGTGAAGTAACCATCCATACAgttatattcacacacacacacacacgcacccacccacacacacacacaaacacacatacacgcacactaCATCTCTCTTCAGCGCTATGCATGTAACtttaaggacaagtccaccttcataaacataaagattgagagaatgcagcaatattagtagaacacattagtgacagtttgaggaaaattggacaatcgatgcaaaagttatgaatttttaaaatttttgtgttgaaaccgctggatgtggagactactacagcttgtgagtcatatgcgtacaacagtataaagaaaatgtaaagaaaattcaacatattttcacttttttcgcataataaaagagcacttgacttgcctctttctaaattcagggggataatattacccctgacatgtcagtaacgagtcaagggaatgtgtgcttttttcaaaagatgaaattttgtgaaattctctttatattttccttatattgttgtacgcatgtgacatctaagtttttcatacactgcagtagtcttctcatccagcggttactgaacaaaaacttcaaaaattcgtaacttttgaacggattgtccgattttcctcaaactttcaatgatatgttctactaatattgctacattctctcaatccttatgtttatgaaggtgaacttgtcctttaatatacactgtattatgtaaACCGAGAATTCAGCAATATGGATGGCAAATTCTCAGGTGGTATCACTATCATAGCTATTATTCAATGCCTTTAAAATACTGATTTTTAAGCAACAGCAAAGACTGTCGCCTATTTCTTACCCTCAGAATCCCTTTTCAAACCTATGTtacagggatggtatagttttggttgagatggcgtttcaggtttccaactttttgtgagataatgggaaacatcttatgaaatattaaagagcatacaattacGAGtacatttgatggaaattgattttgaaatggccgagatagccaaaaaaaaaagaggtcctaatgaaaggtCGGACCCAACTTTTCAAATTGTATGCCGTTTTTTATTACATATACAcgaaagtggtttctaattatctcacaaaacattaaaatctaaatccccatctcaaccaacacTGTATCATCTCTTTACTGCTATTTGAGTTACATACCGCACCTTACTCAAGACATTTGCAATTATTTCATGTTCTTTACAGATACCTGAAGTAAACAAAGCCTCTCAACAAAAATGAGCTCTAGAAGATAAATacaatatcaaatttcttagGCAAACTTCCAGGTGTTTTGAGTTATGATTTTACACGAGCatgtaaattatgcaaatttctcaTTAAGAAGTTTGATGTGGAAATTTAATGTGATGTGTGAACTGAAAAGGTTTTATCACAAGGCTTACAGATCATATAAAGAATCTTTCAACATCCATActccaaccagggaggtggaagtttccacctccctgcttcaaCATCTCACACATCAACTCTCAGGTAGTGATCATTGACAATCAGCCATGCAAAAGGAAAACATTTTGTAGAAAATGGATTTCATTCATGGTGCGTATTAATGAGTTTATTAATTCAataccatatctttttttttaatctcttttgtcatttgtcatagtttttttttcaggtataAAACAGTAACTTTGTCTGTACATGGACAACACTGAAACGTGTTACAAACATGTATTCAGAATGGGAACATGTCTCGAATCAAACAGAGGTATATGCTGAATGAAAGAAAGTGTatctggggggaaaaaagaaacaaaacatgggAGAGTGAAAAGCAGATACTCATTATCGaacttgaaagaaaagaaatggaggGGAAGGTGTTGGAGAGAGTATAcaataaattgaatgaactaatGCATGGCACCATAAATTACAATCGTAAAAACGAGTCCATATGTACAggtattataatatataatatatataatataaaatattatattagatctaaaagtaatatactgcgtcgtcatcgtcatcaccgTGGCGACGGTGCTGTCATGATGAGTTCAATCCAGCAGGGACATGATGTAATGAATGGGCGCGAGTAGTGCGGACCCCACCCTTTGATGAAGCTGATTCGTATTGAGTTCAAGTTCACAGGACCGTCGGGCGGCTCCGACTTCCGCTGCAACAGCTCTAACATCTTGGACTTGGCGTGGTCGTAGATCATGATGGAGAAGCCCGGGGCGAGCTTGTGCACCGTGTAGGTGCGGGAGTGCGGCAGGTCCAGAGCGGGCGAGTTCACGAATAAGGCATAGTCACTCCGGTTGTAGATCCAGACCCCGTCGTCCTCGCGGCTCATCGTGAGCCCGTAGCCGATCTTGGGCTGGGTGGGGGGTTCGGGCCGGCCCTCTCTGCCAAGCAGCCGCAGGCACAGTCCGTCCCCATGAGGTAGGTCATAGAAAATATTTACAGAGTCAGTGAATACAGAGTACATGGGACCAACACGAGTCCTCTCCTCCCAATAGGCCACATGACACCAGTGTCTCCGGCCGCCGTCGTTTGCATCCACACCTGCAGAAACGAAGAACAAAGAGTGGGTGGCCACGTCATTAGTACACCAAGTCTTCATTTTCACATATTACCAGGCAGCCCAGATGCCTACAAATTTTCTAATTTACAGAGTACAATGTGCCCACAAAATCAACACAATATCCTAGCCATGCAACTTTATCAGCTGAGACAATCACATTACAGTGGTTGAAATCACagcaatgatacatgtatgtgtaataatgtggtacaaatttgaaatacattatacacactGTTAGAAGTAATCCTTTTGTCAACATAATAACATATACATGAAATCTTAATTTGAACCAGGTGTGTGCTTCAGGTACTGCCTAGCAATCAATTCATGAAA
The DNA window shown above is from Diadema setosum chromosome 14, eeDiaSeto1, whole genome shotgun sequence and carries:
- the LOC140237663 gene encoding mothers against decapentaplegic homolog 6-like gives rise to the protein MFVCSIVEAEEETISSTEEYGQSTETGNTPTERRQPYANSTGVDANDGGRRHWCHVAYWEERTRVGPMYSVFTDSVNIFYDLPHGDGLCLRLLGREGRPEPPTQPKIGYGLTMSREDDGVWIYNRSDYALFVNSPALDLPHSRTYTVHKLAPGFSIMIYDHAKSKMLELLQRKSEPPDGPVNLNSIRISFIKGWGPHYSRPFITSCPCWIELIMTAPSPR